The following proteins come from a genomic window of Methanoculleus caldifontis:
- a CDS encoding solute carrier family 23 protein, translating to MPTKPPDLIYGVDETPPTVTLLLLGLQHIFLVTSALVFPVVIIRAVGGTAEDAAFIVTMSMLAGSIGTVLQTINRKGIGSGYLCPAVCGPSYISASLLAMQTGGLSLLYGMTAVAGAAEALFSRFLHRLRFLFPTEVTGVVVTMVGIAVIPIAVQNLLGTGTGDPFTEPAELFVAAVTLGTMVAASVWGRGSLRLYSVLVGMVVGYVAAAATGVLGPDAIARFVDAPLFAFPEIRHPGWSFDAALLLPFIVVVISSTFKTIGDLTTCQKINDTGWKRPDMKNISGGILADGLSAVVAGLLGGMGQATSSSNVGLSIGTAAASRAIAYVVAAILLVLVFVPKLAAAFVIMPQPVMGSVVIFAVTFIIVTGLRIITSRMLDARRTFVVGLSFIFGLGAGMIPDFTAGMHPLVQPVFASSLSVATVTALVVNLIFRIGIAERQSLVLEPGTGFPNAIFSFFERVGGAWGARPEVIRRAESAVNELMELITIVDAADGPVQVDVKFTEEALSIDARYRGRPLDLEPGPSAAGGQSDDEGDLARLPVLLIRQYADSVRTDGRGGECRVRLHFEH from the coding sequence ATGCCGACAAAACCGCCCGACCTGATCTACGGCGTGGACGAGACGCCCCCGACCGTAACCCTCCTCCTCCTCGGTCTCCAGCACATCTTCCTCGTTACGAGCGCGCTCGTCTTCCCGGTCGTCATCATCAGGGCGGTCGGGGGCACCGCCGAAGACGCAGCATTCATCGTCACGATGTCGATGCTCGCCGGGAGTATCGGAACGGTGCTGCAGACGATCAACAGGAAGGGGATCGGTTCGGGCTACCTCTGTCCGGCGGTCTGCGGCCCGTCCTACATCTCCGCATCCCTTCTTGCCATGCAGACCGGCGGGCTCTCCCTGCTCTACGGCATGACGGCCGTCGCCGGTGCAGCCGAAGCCCTCTTCTCACGGTTCCTTCACCGCCTCCGGTTCCTCTTCCCGACCGAAGTCACCGGCGTGGTCGTCACGATGGTCGGGATCGCGGTCATACCCATCGCGGTCCAGAACCTCCTCGGCACCGGGACCGGCGATCCCTTCACGGAGCCGGCCGAGCTCTTCGTCGCCGCTGTCACCCTCGGCACCATGGTCGCTGCGAGCGTCTGGGGCAGAGGGAGCCTCCGGCTCTACTCGGTCCTCGTCGGGATGGTGGTGGGATACGTCGCCGCCGCGGCGACGGGCGTTCTCGGTCCCGATGCGATCGCCCGGTTCGTCGATGCGCCGCTCTTTGCGTTCCCCGAGATCCGCCACCCGGGATGGTCGTTTGATGCTGCGCTCCTCCTCCCGTTCATCGTCGTCGTCATCTCCTCGACCTTCAAGACCATCGGCGACCTGACCACCTGCCAGAAGATCAACGATACCGGGTGGAAACGGCCCGATATGAAGAACATCAGCGGCGGAATCCTCGCCGACGGCCTCTCCGCCGTGGTCGCGGGACTCCTCGGCGGGATGGGGCAGGCGACCTCCTCAAGCAACGTCGGGCTCTCCATCGGGACGGCAGCGGCGAGCAGGGCGATTGCCTACGTCGTTGCGGCGATCCTTCTCGTCCTCGTCTTCGTCCCAAAACTGGCCGCGGCGTTCGTCATCATGCCGCAACCGGTGATGGGGTCGGTCGTCATCTTCGCCGTCACCTTCATCATCGTCACGGGGCTGCGGATCATCACCTCAAGGATGCTTGATGCCCGCAGGACCTTCGTCGTCGGGCTCTCGTTCATCTTCGGCCTCGGGGCGGGGATGATCCCGGATTTCACCGCAGGGATGCACCCGCTCGTCCAGCCCGTCTTTGCCTCCTCGCTCTCCGTCGCGACGGTGACGGCACTCGTCGTCAACCTGATCTTCAGGATCGGGATCGCGGAGCGGCAGTCGCTGGTCCTCGAACCCGGGACCGGATTCCCCAACGCCATATTCTCGTTCTTCGAGCGGGTCGGCGGCGCCTGGGGTGCCCGGCCCGAGGTGATCCGCCGGGCCGAGTCCGCCGTGAACGAACTGATGGAACTGATCACCATCGTCGATGCCGCGGACGGTCCGGTGCAGGTGGACGTGAAGTTCACCGAAGAGGCGCTCTCGATCGACGCCCGCTATCGGGGAAGACCGCTCGACCTCGAGCCCGGCCCCTCTGCTGCCGGCGGTCAGTCCGACGATGAGGGGGACCTTGCCCGCCTCCCCGTCCTCCTGATCCGGCAGTACGCCGACAGCGTGCGCACGGATGGGCGGGGCGGCGAGTGCCGGGTCAGGCTGCACTTCGAGCACTGA
- a CDS encoding symporter small accessory protein: MFGITDPSIWFGYLLALGFTLACLVYGLLNWNNGVEEQRDGS, translated from the coding sequence ATGTTTGGAATTACTGATCCCTCGATCTGGTTTGGCTATCTGCTTGCGCTCGGATTTACGCTCGCATGCTTAGTGTACGGTCTTTTGAACTGGAATAACGGCGTGGAGGAACAACGGGATGGCAGTTGA
- a CDS encoding PhzF family phenazine biosynthesis protein: MHYRIVDVFAENKYAGNPLAVVLDAGGLSDAAMQAIAREMHLSETAFVRSAGGEEHAYDVRIFTPEREVPFAGHPTLGTAYVIREEVLQEPVPEVRLNLAAGEIPVSFTPDGLLWMRQNPPAFMGELPADTLAGVLSLPEEAIDLRFPVEEVSTGLPFIIVPVRSREAVRRAKIDRDAYEALIRTTAAKAVFVFCPEPYRPENTFNARMFADHFGVPEDPATGSANGCLAGYLLRHGYFPGDSLSIRVEQGCEIGRPSLIYCRAERREESIAVQVGGRVIPVARGELL, encoded by the coding sequence ATGCATTACCGTATCGTCGACGTCTTCGCAGAGAATAAGTATGCCGGCAACCCGCTCGCCGTGGTGCTGGATGCCGGAGGGCTCTCCGATGCGGCCATGCAGGCGATCGCGCGGGAGATGCACCTTTCCGAGACCGCATTCGTCAGGTCGGCTGGAGGGGAGGAACACGCCTATGACGTGCGCATCTTCACGCCGGAGCGCGAAGTCCCTTTCGCCGGGCACCCGACGCTCGGTACGGCCTACGTGATCCGGGAGGAGGTCCTGCAGGAGCCCGTTCCCGAGGTCCGGCTGAACCTCGCGGCAGGAGAGATCCCCGTCTCGTTTACCCCTGACGGGCTCCTCTGGATGCGGCAGAACCCGCCGGCCTTCATGGGAGAGCTTCCTGCCGATACCCTCGCAGGGGTCCTCTCCCTCCCGGAGGAGGCGATCGATCTCCGGTTCCCGGTAGAAGAGGTCTCCACCGGGCTCCCGTTCATCATCGTCCCGGTGAGGAGCCGGGAAGCCGTGCGGCGGGCGAAGATCGACCGCGATGCCTATGAGGCGCTCATCCGGACGACGGCGGCAAAAGCCGTCTTCGTCTTCTGCCCGGAACCTTACCGGCCGGAGAACACGTTCAACGCACGGATGTTTGCCGATCACTTCGGCGTCCCGGAGGACCCGGCAACAGGCAGCGCAAACGGGTGTCTCGCCGGATACCTCCTCCGGCATGGGTATTTCCCGGGCGACTCGCTCAGCATCCGCGTGGAGCAGGGCTGCGAGATAGGCCGCCCGTCCCTGATCTACTGCCGGGCAGAGCGGCGCGAGGAGTCCATCGCGGTGCAGGTCGGCGGCCGGGTCATTCCGGTTGCCCGCGGAGAACTCCTGTAG
- a CDS encoding sodium:solute symporter family protein, with the protein MAVDTGLFIAITLVYLLITIGLGYLGYRQTKGDDDYMVAGRKVHPVVLALSYGATFISTSAIIGFGGVAAQLGMGMIWLTVLNIGLGIFIAFIFFGKRTRSIGSRLRAVTFPDLMGKCYQSPFMRYTAGLVILISMPLYTAAILIGGAQFITSTLQIPYTTALIAFAAIVALYVILGGLIAVMYTDALQGGIMLVGMTILLVLTYVQLGGVVEANSALAAMSDLVPGALEAGGMTGWASMPEFGSSIWLTLVTTLVLGVGIGVLAQPQLVVRFMTVKDNRSLNRAVLVGGPFILMMTGVAFTVGALTNVYFYRTEGVIALQAATGGNIDTIFPNFINASMPDLFVVIFMLALLAAAMSTLSSLFHTMGTSLGFDVVRRTGAERPSMRLIQVATLVMIVISVVLAFIMPGSIIARATAMFMGLCASAFLPAYAHAMYSSRPSLRAAKMSLVAGAAVWFAWTAFVHIKESEPLGLSNLLFGVPAILPMPWQVVDPLVIALPLSAAALAVGWALDRHDVVAEGPAEAA; encoded by the coding sequence ATGGCAGTTGATACCGGGCTCTTCATCGCGATAACGCTCGTTTATCTCCTCATCACCATCGGCCTCGGCTATCTCGGCTACCGGCAGACGAAAGGCGACGACGACTACATGGTTGCCGGCAGGAAAGTCCACCCCGTCGTTCTTGCCCTCTCTTATGGCGCGACGTTCATCAGCACATCCGCCATCATCGGTTTCGGCGGGGTTGCGGCCCAGCTCGGGATGGGCATGATCTGGCTGACCGTCCTCAACATCGGGCTCGGAATCTTCATCGCATTCATCTTCTTCGGGAAGCGGACCCGCAGTATCGGGAGCAGGCTCCGTGCCGTGACCTTCCCCGACCTGATGGGGAAATGTTACCAGTCGCCGTTCATGCGGTATACCGCAGGGCTCGTCATCCTCATCAGCATGCCGCTGTATACGGCCGCGATCCTGATCGGCGGGGCCCAGTTCATCACGAGCACGCTGCAGATCCCCTATACCACCGCGCTCATCGCATTTGCCGCGATCGTCGCCCTGTACGTGATCCTGGGCGGGCTCATCGCCGTCATGTACACGGACGCGCTCCAGGGCGGGATCATGCTCGTCGGCATGACCATCCTTCTCGTGCTCACCTACGTCCAGCTCGGCGGCGTCGTCGAGGCGAACAGCGCCCTTGCCGCGATGTCGGACCTCGTTCCGGGCGCGCTTGAAGCCGGAGGGATGACCGGATGGGCCTCTATGCCGGAGTTCGGTTCCTCCATCTGGCTCACGCTGGTGACGACGCTCGTTCTCGGTGTCGGAATCGGCGTGCTGGCGCAGCCCCAGCTCGTCGTCCGGTTCATGACCGTCAAGGACAACAGGTCGCTGAACCGTGCGGTCCTGGTCGGCGGGCCGTTCATCCTGATGATGACCGGAGTCGCCTTCACGGTCGGCGCGCTGACGAACGTCTACTTCTACCGGACCGAAGGAGTGATCGCCCTTCAGGCGGCCACCGGCGGCAACATCGACACGATCTTCCCGAACTTCATCAACGCCTCGATGCCGGACCTCTTCGTCGTCATCTTCATGCTGGCGCTCCTTGCTGCCGCGATGTCCACCCTGAGCTCCCTCTTCCACACCATGGGAACGTCGCTCGGCTTCGATGTCGTGCGGCGCACCGGAGCGGAGAGACCGTCGATGAGGCTGATCCAGGTTGCGACCCTCGTCATGATCGTCATCAGTGTCGTCCTCGCCTTCATCATGCCCGGCAGCATCATCGCACGGGCGACGGCGATGTTCATGGGTCTCTGCGCATCGGCGTTCCTGCCGGCCTACGCTCACGCCATGTACAGCAGCAGGCCGTCGCTCCGCGCGGCAAAGATGAGTCTCGTCGCCGGTGCGGCAGTCTGGTTCGCATGGACCGCCTTTGTCCATATCAAGGAGTCGGAGCCCCTCGGCCTCTCGAACCTCCTCTTCGGGGTGCCGGCGATCCTCCCCATGCCCTGGCAGGTCGTGGACCCTCTGGTCATCGCCCTCCCCCTCTCGGCAGCCGCGCTGGCGGTCGGGTGGGCGCTCGACCGCCACGACGTGGTTGCGGAAGGGCCGGCCGAGGCCGCCTGA
- the hypD gene encoding hydrogenase formation protein HypD, with amino-acid sequence MAVGKEILDALHALVDREITLMHICGTHEAAIARAGLRSVLPPKLKIVMGPGCPVCITPQGEIDAALDLVERDCTIATYGDLLRVPGSKGSLESSGGDVRVVQGVHKAVEIARREPDREVVFISVGFETTAPTVAATILSRPPENFSILSCHRLVPPAMEWLLGQGEAAIDGFILPGHVCAVMGYEEYEKFPVPQVVAGFEPEDILLGLLMAVQQVRDGVHRVENAYPRVVTREGNVKAKRLMYEVFEPFDIEWRGFPVIPASGLRLKSEFEGYDAQKKFGIEIRHVDKHSACICDKVLRGVARPSDCRLFSKACTPRTPVGPCMVSHEGACKIWHLYESRRA; translated from the coding sequence ATGGCGGTTGGTAAGGAGATCCTTGATGCGTTGCACGCTCTCGTCGACCGGGAGATCACGCTCATGCACATCTGCGGCACCCACGAGGCGGCGATAGCGCGCGCCGGGCTCCGGAGCGTCCTCCCTCCGAAGCTCAAGATCGTGATGGGGCCGGGCTGCCCGGTCTGCATCACCCCGCAGGGCGAGATCGATGCCGCGCTCGACCTGGTGGAGCGGGACTGCACTATCGCGACCTACGGCGACCTGCTGCGCGTTCCCGGGTCGAAGGGGTCGCTGGAGTCGAGCGGCGGGGACGTCAGGGTGGTGCAGGGCGTCCATAAGGCGGTCGAGATCGCGCGGCGAGAGCCGGACCGCGAGGTCGTCTTCATATCGGTCGGGTTCGAGACAACCGCGCCGACCGTCGCCGCCACGATCCTTTCCCGCCCGCCGGAGAACTTCTCGATCCTCTCGTGCCACCGGCTCGTCCCGCCTGCGATGGAGTGGCTCCTCGGCCAGGGGGAGGCGGCGATCGACGGGTTCATCCTCCCCGGGCATGTCTGCGCGGTGATGGGCTACGAGGAGTACGAAAAGTTCCCCGTCCCGCAGGTGGTCGCGGGGTTCGAGCCGGAGGACATCCTCCTCGGCCTTCTGATGGCGGTGCAGCAGGTCCGCGACGGGGTGCACCGGGTGGAGAACGCCTACCCGCGCGTGGTCACCCGTGAGGGGAACGTCAAGGCGAAACGCCTGATGTACGAGGTCTTCGAGCCGTTCGACATCGAGTGGCGCGGTTTCCCCGTGATCCCGGCATCGGGCCTCCGCCTGAAGTCCGAGTTCGAGGGTTACGACGCGCAGAAGAAGTTCGGCATCGAGATCCGGCATGTCGACAAGCACTCTGCCTGCATCTGTGACAAGGTGCTCCGCGGCGTCGCGCGGCCCTCCGACTGCCGGCTCTTTTCGAAGGCCTGCACCCCGCGCACCCCGGTCGGCCCCTGCATGGTCAGCCACGAAGGAGCGTGCAAAATCTGGCATCTCTATGAATCGCGGAGGGCATGA
- a CDS encoding radical SAM protein, which yields MSPRDDRLPGYLMAYQHLFGPVPSRRLGISLGIDLVPHKTCTFNCVYCECGQTTDLTCERREYVPTDRVLAELDDFLARDPDLDYVTFAGSGEPTLHSGIGEIIAFIKDLYPRYRVAVLTGSAPLADPEVRTALMRADLVVPSLDAVSEEVFLEVNRPCSGLTAAGVLAGITAFAREFPGEVWLEVFIVPGKNDTEEELLRIRDAVAAIGPDRVQVNTLDRPGTEAWVRPALPRTVERAVSLLGGNAEAIGAACTGPVVLPDLREALESILSTVRRRPCTPGDLAVLLGLRPAEISKCLRVLEDTGMVETVQEKRGMFYRAV from the coding sequence ATGAGCCCTCGCGACGATAGGTTGCCCGGATACCTCATGGCCTACCAGCACCTCTTCGGCCCGGTCCCCTCCCGGCGCCTCGGCATCTCGCTCGGGATCGACCTGGTGCCGCACAAGACCTGCACCTTCAACTGCGTCTACTGTGAGTGCGGGCAGACGACCGACCTCACCTGCGAGCGGCGCGAGTACGTCCCGACGGACCGGGTCCTCGCCGAACTCGACGATTTTCTCGCGCGGGACCCGGACCTCGATTACGTCACGTTTGCCGGGTCCGGGGAGCCAACGCTTCACTCCGGCATCGGCGAGATCATCGCCTTCATCAAGGACCTCTACCCCCGCTACCGGGTCGCGGTGTTGACGGGGAGCGCGCCTCTTGCTGACCCGGAGGTCCGGACTGCCCTCATGCGGGCGGACCTCGTGGTGCCCTCGCTCGACGCAGTCTCAGAGGAGGTCTTTCTGGAGGTCAACCGCCCCTGTTCTGGCCTCACGGCCGCAGGGGTGCTTGCCGGGATAACGGCCTTCGCGAGGGAGTTTCCCGGCGAGGTCTGGCTCGAGGTCTTCATCGTTCCCGGCAAAAACGATACGGAGGAGGAACTCCTCCGGATACGGGACGCCGTCGCCGCCATCGGGCCGGACCGCGTCCAGGTGAACACCCTCGACCGTCCGGGCACCGAGGCCTGGGTCCGGCCGGCACTGCCCCGGACGGTCGAGAGGGCGGTATCGCTCCTCGGCGGGAACGCGGAGGCGATCGGAGCGGCGTGCACCGGCCCGGTGGTGCTGCCCGATCTCCGTGAGGCCCTGGAGAGCATCCTCTCGACCGTCAGGCGCCGGCCCTGCACGCCCGGCGATCTCGCCGTCCTCCTCGGCCTCCGTCCGGCCGAGATCTCCAAATGCCTGAGGGTCCTTGAGGATACCGGGATGGTGGAGACCGTGCAGGAAAAGAGAGGGATGTTTTACCGCGCGGTCTGA
- a CDS encoding mechanosensitive ion channel family protein, with translation MNSILYGSAIILCGIFAAFVVHEVFRWGQKRADLTDSKLDDIILYSLDKPLCIAIIVGSVWIAVTLFVDPEALLGEYAWLFSAKYFTAVGTFIAAWVVSSFVYSFVSLYGRWMASQTETDLDDRIIRLLEISARYVVWFIAILMVLRILEIDITPLIAGAGIAGLAVALAAQDIISNFFGGAVILADRPFAVNDRIKIDTYLGDVVSIGPRSTRIKTLDYQMVTIPNSKVASSVIVNYAMPDVRLKIKIPVSVAYGSDVKRVKEVLLEIGNEAAARSEYVLSDPAPSVYFLEFGASSLNFTLVIWAKVFNQLWDVQDYVNTRVCERFAEEGIEIPFPQMDVHLRA, from the coding sequence ATGAACAGCATCCTGTATGGAAGCGCGATCATCCTTTGCGGGATCTTCGCAGCCTTCGTCGTCCATGAGGTCTTCCGGTGGGGGCAGAAAAGGGCCGACCTCACCGACTCGAAGCTGGACGACATCATCCTCTACTCGCTCGACAAGCCCCTCTGTATCGCTATCATCGTAGGCTCCGTCTGGATCGCCGTAACGCTCTTCGTCGACCCCGAAGCTCTCCTCGGAGAGTATGCGTGGCTCTTCTCCGCCAAGTACTTCACCGCGGTGGGAACCTTCATCGCGGCCTGGGTGGTCTCCTCATTCGTCTACAGTTTCGTCAGCCTCTACGGGAGATGGATGGCGTCACAGACCGAGACCGATCTCGACGACCGGATCATCCGGCTGCTTGAGATTTCGGCGCGCTACGTGGTCTGGTTCATCGCCATCCTCATGGTGCTCCGGATACTTGAGATAGACATCACGCCGCTCATCGCCGGCGCCGGGATCGCCGGCCTCGCGGTGGCGCTCGCGGCCCAGGACATCATCTCCAACTTCTTCGGGGGTGCGGTGATCCTCGCGGACAGACCGTTTGCGGTCAATGACCGCATCAAGATCGACACCTACCTCGGGGACGTGGTCAGCATCGGTCCCCGGAGCACCCGGATCAAGACCCTGGACTACCAGATGGTGACCATCCCGAACTCCAAGGTCGCAAGCAGCGTCATCGTCAACTACGCCATGCCGGACGTCAGGCTAAAGATCAAGATCCCGGTCTCAGTCGCATACGGCAGCGACGTCAAGCGTGTGAAGGAGGTTCTTCTCGAGATCGGCAACGAGGCCGCGGCACGGTCGGAGTACGTCCTCTCCGATCCTGCGCCGTCCGTATACTTCCTCGAGTTCGGAGCGTCGAGCCTGAACTTCACGCTCGTCATCTGGGCAAAAGTCTTCAACCAGCTCTGGGACGTCCAGGACTACGTCAACACCCGGGTCTGCGAACGGTTTGCAGAAGAGGGTATCGAGATCCCGTTCCCGCAGATGGACGTCCACCTGCGCGCCTGA
- a CDS encoding PhzF family phenazine biosynthesis protein produces MKRYRFKKIDAFASGRSSGNPAGYIALFPDDEITDGDMQQIARELKGFVSEVGFLRDGTPGVCDLSIRYFSCEREVEFCGHATIAIMDDLVRNDDRFRNRESLLLQTNKGVVKVLNRTTVDGMVYIRAPEPEFSSACPGAAETAAALGLELPEIDPGIPIGVVNAGLDTLLVPLVSLDACIRCSPDYTALRAFAFAHAVDVVVIYTHETEYAEHDLHSRVFAPTFGYLEDPATGSGNAALGNFLVRENLWTDRSLVIEQGPDREDPNIVRLLRPEDGGLMFGGRGQVRIDGSYVLSTGVLRGQPE; encoded by the coding sequence GTGAAACGCTACCGATTCAAGAAGATCGATGCTTTTGCATCCGGGCGATCGTCCGGGAACCCTGCAGGGTATATCGCTCTCTTTCCGGACGATGAGATCACCGATGGGGATATGCAGCAGATTGCCCGCGAACTGAAGGGTTTCGTCTCGGAAGTCGGTTTTCTTCGCGACGGCACGCCGGGCGTGTGCGATCTCTCGATACGATACTTCTCCTGCGAGCGGGAGGTCGAGTTCTGCGGCCACGCGACGATAGCCATCATGGACGACCTGGTGCGAAACGACGACCGGTTCCGGAACCGGGAGAGCCTGCTCCTCCAGACGAACAAAGGCGTCGTCAAAGTCCTGAACCGGACAACCGTGGACGGTATGGTGTACATCCGGGCTCCCGAGCCGGAGTTCTCCAGTGCATGTCCGGGCGCCGCAGAGACCGCCGCCGCTCTCGGCCTCGAGCTCCCGGAGATCGATCCCGGTATACCTATCGGTGTCGTGAACGCCGGCCTCGATACGCTTCTCGTCCCCCTCGTCTCGCTCGACGCCTGTATCCGGTGTTCTCCCGACTACACGGCGCTCCGCGCGTTCGCCTTCGCCCACGCCGTCGACGTGGTCGTCATCTACACCCACGAGACGGAGTATGCGGAGCACGACCTGCACAGCCGGGTCTTCGCCCCGACGTTCGGGTACCTGGAAGACCCGGCGACCGGCTCGGGGAACGCCGCCCTCGGGAACTTCCTTGTCCGGGAGAACCTATGGACCGATCGGTCGCTCGTCATCGAGCAGGGGCCCGACCGGGAAGATCCGAACATCGTCCGCCTGCTCCGCCCGGAAGACGGCGGGCTCATGTTCGGCGGGCGGGGGCAGGTGCGGATCGACGGGAGTTACGTCCTCTCTACAGGAGTTCTCCGCGGGCAACCGGAATGA
- a CDS encoding PAS domain S-box protein, with product MAPLSETGRVFIIGLLLGVSVFLTYYFHAVLSIGAVFSHFFYIPIILAALWWGRKGIGVAFFLGGLIMASHFFFRTDAGTVNDYGRVLMFVVVAFVIASLSEQLKRRQKDVENERDRAQGYLDVAAVLLVVINADQTVGLINRRGCEFLGYREDEVVGKNWFDLAIPERNREEARRAFIRLISGSPTAPGTDENLVVTRNGDERTLIWKEAVLRDADGRATGILGSGKDITDRIRAEEALRRSEAQLRAIIENLNEGLVVLDLDGNPLYWNRAAQELYRLSDPGEIPGSATELSKIFEFTTVDGVPLPAKERPLSRILSGEQIRDMEVRIRRIGDEWERMFCFGGTLVSDAEGTPFMAVITFTDITERKEAQEAILSANEEANLYLDIMAHDINNANTVALGYSEILGEDLEGKNREIAQMVRSSILRSIGIIRNVSTIRRLRSPNPVLKPVDLDAAIQAEIRQHPETVIRYSGRPIRVRADDLLPTVFANLIGNSIKFGEPGVVVTVRVEEQNGGVLVSVEDTGPGIPDAMKPALFSRFQKGTSSRSGKGLGLYIVRMLIERYGGSIRMEDRVPGRPEEGAAFRFTLEKA from the coding sequence ATGGCACCATTGAGCGAAACTGGCCGCGTATTCATCATCGGGCTCCTGCTTGGCGTATCGGTCTTTCTGACCTACTACTTCCATGCAGTGCTCTCGATAGGCGCCGTCTTCTCCCATTTCTTCTACATACCCATCATCCTCGCCGCGCTCTGGTGGGGGAGAAAGGGTATCGGCGTGGCGTTCTTTCTCGGCGGGCTCATCATGGCAAGCCACTTCTTTTTCAGAACCGACGCGGGGACCGTCAACGACTACGGGCGGGTGCTGATGTTCGTCGTGGTTGCATTCGTCATCGCCTCGCTCTCCGAGCAGTTGAAGAGGCGACAGAAGGACGTCGAGAACGAGCGTGACCGGGCCCAGGGCTATCTGGACGTGGCCGCCGTCCTCCTCGTCGTCATCAACGCGGACCAGACCGTCGGCCTCATCAACCGCCGCGGATGCGAGTTCCTGGGATACCGGGAGGACGAAGTGGTCGGGAAGAACTGGTTCGATCTGGCGATCCCGGAACGCAACAGGGAGGAAGCCCGGCGGGCGTTCATCCGCCTGATCTCCGGGAGTCCCACGGCACCCGGGACGGACGAGAACCTCGTAGTGACGAGGAACGGCGATGAGCGCACGCTCATCTGGAAAGAGGCCGTCCTGCGCGACGCCGATGGTCGCGCCACCGGGATTCTCGGGTCGGGGAAGGACATCACCGACCGGATTCGGGCTGAGGAGGCGCTCCGGAGGAGCGAGGCGCAGCTCCGCGCGATCATCGAGAACCTGAACGAGGGACTGGTCGTTCTTGACCTCGACGGCAACCCGCTCTACTGGAACCGTGCCGCCCAGGAGCTCTACCGTCTCTCCGATCCTGGAGAGATCCCTGGAAGTGCGACTGAGCTCAGCAAGATCTTTGAGTTCACGACAGTAGACGGCGTCCCGTTGCCGGCGAAGGAGCGACCGCTCTCGCGGATCCTGAGCGGAGAGCAGATCCGGGATATGGAAGTGCGTATCCGGCGCATCGGGGACGAATGGGAACGCATGTTCTGTTTCGGCGGCACGCTCGTCAGCGATGCAGAGGGCACCCCGTTCATGGCCGTGATCACGTTCACCGATATCACCGAGCGCAAAGAGGCACAAGAAGCCATCCTCTCTGCGAACGAGGAGGCGAACCTCTACCTGGACATCATGGCGCACGACATCAACAACGCCAACACCGTGGCGCTTGGATACAGCGAGATCCTCGGCGAAGATCTGGAGGGAAAGAACCGGGAGATCGCGCAGATGGTTCGCTCGTCGATCCTCCGGAGCATCGGGATCATCCGGAACGTCTCGACGATCCGGCGCCTCCGCTCGCCGAACCCTGTGTTGAAGCCTGTCGATCTCGACGCAGCGATCCAGGCCGAAATACGGCAGCACCCCGAGACCGTCATCAGATACAGCGGCCGGCCGATCCGTGTCAGAGCCGACGATCTCCTTCCCACTGTCTTTGCAAACCTCATCGGCAACAGCATCAAGTTCGGGGAGCCCGGTGTCGTGGTCACGGTCCGGGTCGAGGAGCAGAACGGCGGGGTGCTGGTCTCTGTCGAGGACACCGGCCCCGGCATACCCGATGCCATGAAGCCCGCCCTCTTCTCCCGGTTCCAGAAGGGCACGAGTTCAAGGAGCGGCAAGGGCCTCGGCCTTTATATCGTCCGGATGCTTATCGAGCGATATGGAGGAAGCATCCGGATGGAGGACCGGGTACCCGGAAGGCCGGAGGAAGGAGCGGCCTTCCGGTTCACGTTGGAGAAGGCCTGA